Proteins encoded in a region of the Sphingomonas jaspsi DSM 18422 genome:
- a CDS encoding HIT family protein gives MDQVNATIMKFGYPETRLRDYRHWLLMLRPTQVTAGSLVLAAKSDARAFGDLPAGAHAELGIITHDLEQMLRRAVAYQRINYLMLMMVDPHVHFHIFPRYEGERTVAGVSMADTAWPGPPDLKSGQALTQDQIISMVAALKEPSLWSPGN, from the coding sequence ATGGACCAGGTCAACGCCACGATCATGAAATTCGGCTACCCGGAAACGAGGCTAAGGGATTATCGCCATTGGTTGTTGATGCTCCGGCCCACCCAAGTCACCGCCGGATCGCTGGTGCTCGCCGCCAAGTCCGATGCGCGGGCGTTCGGCGACCTGCCTGCGGGCGCCCATGCTGAGCTCGGCATCATCACCCACGACCTCGAACAAATGTTGCGACGCGCGGTGGCATACCAGCGGATCAATTACCTAATGCTGATGATGGTCGATCCGCACGTCCACTTCCACATCTTTCCGCGCTACGAAGGTGAGCGCACGGTAGCGGGTGTCAGCATGGCGGATACCGCATGGCCAGGACCGCCGGACCTCAAGTCGGGCCAGGCTCTCACGCAAGACCAAATCATCTCGATGGTCGCGGCGCTGAAGGAGCCATCATTGTGGTCGCCAGGAAATTAA
- a CDS encoding cytochrome c-type biogenesis protein, with protein MRLTVLVLALLAATPVMADSDLPAARWANEQLPDPAQEAEASKLMAELRCLVCQGQAISDSNAEMAGDMRALVRTRIASGQSQEQVRTYLIERYGDWISYNPPVEPKTWPLWLAPLVMLAAGALLLRKRLVRRRSP; from the coding sequence ATGAGGCTTACGGTCCTTGTCCTTGCCTTGCTGGCAGCGACGCCCGTCATGGCCGACAGCGATTTGCCGGCGGCGCGCTGGGCCAATGAGCAACTGCCCGACCCTGCGCAGGAGGCCGAAGCGTCGAAGCTCATGGCTGAACTGCGCTGCCTGGTCTGCCAGGGGCAGGCGATTTCCGATAGCAACGCCGAAATGGCCGGCGACATGCGCGCGCTGGTGCGGACGCGGATTGCGTCCGGCCAATCGCAGGAACAGGTCCGCACCTACCTGATCGAGCGCTATGGCGACTGGATTAGCTACAATCCGCCGGTCGAGCCCAAGACCTGGCCTTTGTGGCTGGCGCCGCTGGTCATGCTGGCAGCGGGTGCGCTGTTGCTTCGCAAACGACTGGTCCGGAGGCGGTCCCCATGA
- a CDS encoding tetratricopeptide repeat protein, with protein sequence MMAYATLAIFVFVILGGLWLARIRGPIMTMIAAALMFGCAGYALQGRPTLEGSPREFAERPAPLPLTGARQALLGQFDPSDNWLNMADALSARGKPSEAAALLAKQVERHPGDFKLWIGLGNALADHAQTLTPAARLAYRRAAELAPGHPAPGFFLGLAEARSGNPEAARQIWSDILRTAPADASWRPLIEQGVIATGGSVTPPPATKGQAGS encoded by the coding sequence ATGATGGCCTATGCGACGTTGGCGATTTTCGTGTTCGTCATTCTGGGCGGCCTATGGCTGGCGCGCATTCGCGGCCCGATCATGACGATGATCGCGGCAGCCCTGATGTTTGGCTGTGCGGGCTATGCGCTGCAAGGCCGGCCGACCTTGGAAGGCAGCCCGCGTGAATTTGCCGAACGGCCCGCGCCGCTGCCGCTGACCGGCGCGCGCCAGGCATTGCTCGGCCAGTTCGACCCCAGCGACAATTGGCTCAACATGGCCGATGCCCTCTCTGCACGCGGAAAGCCCAGTGAGGCTGCCGCGTTGCTTGCCAAGCAGGTCGAGCGGCATCCGGGCGACTTCAAATTGTGGATCGGTCTGGGCAATGCGTTGGCAGACCATGCTCAAACGCTCACGCCGGCGGCCCGCCTGGCCTATCGTCGCGCGGCGGAGCTGGCACCGGGGCACCCGGCGCCCGGTTTTTTCCTCGGACTGGCCGAGGCACGCTCCGGCAATCCCGAGGCGGCGCGACAAATCTGGTCGGATATCCTGCGAACCGCGCCTGCCGACGCCAGTTGGCGTCCCCTCATCGAGCAGGGCGTCATCGCCACCGGCGGGAGCGTTACGCCCCCGCCAGCAACAAAGGGTCAGGCCGGCTCGTAA
- the lon gene encoding endopeptidase La, whose protein sequence is MTLTLPILPLRDIVVFPHRIVPLFVGREKSVAALEAAMKADKQLFLVAQLDPSEDEPDRDAMYDLGVVATAMQLLKLPDGTVRVLVEGAQRARLVNLVDADGYQAAEVEMVDEEASDDVEATALMRSVIDQFENYAKLNKRLPAETAMQLGEIEDASILADAVASNLSVKVSDKQALLGELNPARRLEMVFAFMEGELGVLQVEKKIRSRVKRQMEKTQREYYLNEQLKAIQRELGNEGEDGGDELNELAAKIRKTRLSKEAKAKANAELKKLRAMAPMSAEATVARNYLDVLLGLPWGKKSRLKRDIEEAQAVLDEDHYGLEKVKDRIIEYLAVQARTNRLKGPILCLVGPPGVGKTSLGRSIARATGREFVRQSLGGVRDEAEIRGHRRTYIGSLPGKIMSNLKKAGTSNPLFLLDEIDKLGQDFRGDPASALLEVLDPEQNSKFQDHYLELDYDLSDVMFVTTANSLDMPQPLLDRMEIIRLEGYTEDEKVEISKRHLIPKQMEAHGLKDDELTFTDEGLRTVIRHYTREAGVRTLERELAKVARKSLRRILEHKVDKVELTADNVAEFLGVRRFRHGMGEEEDQVGAVTGLAWTEVGGELLTIEAVTVPGKGQIKTTGKLGEVMQESIQTAMSLVKARSPSYGVKPSLFARKDIHVHLPEGAVPKDGPSAGIGMVTAMISTLTGIPVRRDVAMTGEVTLRGRVLPIGGLKEKLLAALRGGIKTVLIPAENEKDLADIPASIREGLEIVPVKHVDEVLVRALAQAIEPIEWTDADEQATEPAIAPQVAPGSPTVRH, encoded by the coding sequence ATGACACTGACCCTCCCGATCCTTCCCCTGCGCGACATTGTCGTTTTCCCGCATCGCATCGTTCCGTTGTTCGTAGGGCGCGAAAAGTCGGTGGCGGCGCTCGAAGCGGCGATGAAGGCCGACAAGCAGCTGTTCCTCGTCGCGCAACTCGATCCGTCCGAGGACGAGCCCGATCGGGACGCGATGTACGACCTTGGCGTCGTCGCGACGGCCATGCAGCTGCTCAAACTGCCCGACGGCACCGTTCGCGTGCTGGTGGAAGGTGCACAGCGCGCGCGACTGGTCAATCTCGTCGATGCGGACGGATACCAGGCCGCTGAAGTCGAAATGGTCGACGAAGAGGCGTCGGACGATGTCGAGGCGACCGCACTGATGCGCTCGGTCATCGACCAGTTCGAAAATTACGCCAAGCTCAACAAGCGCCTGCCGGCCGAAACCGCCATGCAACTTGGCGAGATCGAGGACGCGTCGATCCTGGCGGACGCGGTCGCATCCAACCTGTCGGTCAAGGTCAGCGACAAGCAGGCGCTGCTCGGCGAACTCAATCCCGCACGCCGCCTGGAAATGGTGTTCGCCTTCATGGAGGGCGAGCTAGGCGTCCTGCAGGTCGAAAAGAAGATCCGCAGCCGCGTGAAGCGGCAGATGGAGAAGACGCAGCGCGAATATTACCTCAACGAACAGTTGAAGGCGATCCAGCGCGAACTCGGCAATGAAGGCGAGGATGGCGGCGACGAGCTCAACGAGCTGGCCGCCAAGATCCGCAAAACGCGGCTCAGCAAGGAAGCCAAGGCCAAGGCCAATGCCGAGCTCAAGAAGCTGCGCGCGATGGCTCCGATGTCGGCCGAAGCGACCGTGGCCCGCAATTACCTCGACGTGCTCCTCGGCCTGCCGTGGGGCAAGAAGAGCCGCCTGAAGCGCGATATCGAAGAGGCGCAGGCGGTGCTCGACGAGGACCATTACGGCCTTGAGAAAGTCAAGGATCGAATCATCGAATATCTCGCCGTTCAGGCGCGCACCAACCGGCTGAAGGGGCCCATCCTGTGCCTCGTCGGCCCGCCGGGTGTCGGCAAGACCTCTCTCGGCCGCTCGATCGCGCGAGCGACGGGTCGCGAATTCGTGCGCCAGTCACTGGGCGGCGTGCGCGATGAGGCGGAGATCCGAGGCCATCGGCGGACCTACATTGGCTCGCTGCCGGGCAAGATCATGTCGAACCTGAAGAAAGCGGGAACGAGCAATCCGCTGTTCCTGCTCGACGAAATCGACAAGCTCGGCCAGGACTTCCGCGGCGATCCGGCATCGGCGCTGCTCGAGGTGCTGGACCCCGAACAAAACAGCAAGTTCCAGGATCATTACCTCGAACTCGACTATGACCTGAGCGACGTCATGTTCGTAACGACCGCCAATTCGCTCGACATGCCGCAACCGCTGCTCGACCGCATGGAGATCATCCGGCTCGAAGGCTACACCGAGGATGAGAAGGTCGAGATTTCGAAGCGCCACCTCATCCCGAAGCAGATGGAGGCGCACGGCCTGAAGGATGACGAGCTTACCTTCACCGACGAGGGGTTGCGCACCGTCATCCGCCACTACACCCGCGAGGCTGGCGTGCGTACGCTGGAGCGCGAACTGGCAAAGGTCGCGCGCAAGTCGCTTCGCCGGATCCTCGAGCATAAGGTCGACAAGGTCGAACTGACGGCGGACAATGTCGCCGAATTCCTCGGCGTGCGGCGGTTCCGCCACGGCATGGGCGAGGAAGAGGACCAGGTCGGCGCGGTCACCGGCCTCGCCTGGACCGAAGTCGGCGGCGAACTACTGACCATCGAAGCCGTGACTGTCCCGGGCAAGGGCCAGATCAAGACGACCGGCAAGCTCGGCGAAGTGATGCAGGAGTCGATCCAGACCGCGATGAGCCTGGTAAAGGCGCGCTCGCCGTCATACGGCGTCAAGCCGTCGCTGTTCGCGCGCAAGGACATTCACGTCCATTTGCCCGAAGGTGCAGTGCCCAAGGACGGGCCGTCCGCCGGCATCGGCATGGTCACGGCGATGATTTCGACGCTGACCGGCATCCCGGTGCGCCGCGATGTCGCTATGACCGGCGAAGTCACGCTGAGGGGGAGGGTGCTCCCGATCGGCGGGCTGAAAGAAAAGCTGCTCGCGGCGCTTCGCGGCGGGATTAAGACCGTGCTCATTCCGGCTGAAAACGAGAAGGATCTGGCCGACATCCCGGCGTCGATCCGCGAAGGGCTGGAGATCGTGCCGGTCAAGCATGTCGACGAAGTGCTGGTGCGAGCATTGGCGCAGGCGATCGAACCGATCGAATGGACCGATGCGGACGAACAGGCGACCGAACCGGCTATCGCTCCGCAGGTCGCACCGGGATCGCCCACCGTCCGCCACTAA
- a CDS encoding redoxin family protein produces MSRALRFAPLIVLLLFVAAVVWRLAVPVDQKVPSRLIGKPLPAFALVAGVPGKPGLKSTDLALGQPRIVNLFASWCVPCAGEAPQLQALKQAGVPIDAIAIRDRSVDIQAFLTRYGDPFDRIGSDPESRVQLALGSAGVPESFVVDGRGVIRYQHIGPIEPDDVPRLIQEMERAQ; encoded by the coding sequence ATGAGCCGTGCCTTGCGCTTCGCCCCGCTGATCGTCCTGCTGCTCTTCGTGGCGGCAGTTGTATGGCGCCTTGCTGTTCCAGTGGATCAAAAGGTGCCGTCGCGGCTCATCGGCAAGCCGCTTCCCGCCTTCGCGCTGGTTGCGGGCGTTCCCGGCAAGCCGGGCCTGAAATCCACCGATCTGGCTCTGGGCCAACCGCGCATCGTCAACCTGTTCGCAAGTTGGTGCGTGCCCTGCGCCGGCGAAGCGCCGCAATTGCAAGCCTTGAAGCAAGCCGGCGTCCCGATTGACGCCATCGCCATTCGCGACCGCTCGGTCGATATTCAGGCGTTCCTGACCCGCTACGGCGACCCGTTCGACCGGATCGGCAGCGACCCGGAAAGCCGCGTTCAGCTGGCTTTGGGGTCGGCGGGCGTGCCCGAAAGCTTCGTCGTCGATGGTCGGGGCGTCATCCGATACCAACATATCGGACCGATCGAACCGGACGACGTGCCGCGCCTGATCCAGGAAATGGAGCGTGCGCAATGA
- a CDS encoding Glu/Leu/Phe/Val family dehydrogenase produces the protein MNTPWGYPDFDAHEALHFVTDEATGLRAIIAMHSTHLGPAAGGTRFWHYADDADALTDALRLSRGMSYKNAMAGLPLGGGKAVILADGNRTKTDAMVAAFGKAIDRLGGNYVTAEDVGMSVKDMMTIAGQTKYVAGLPVEGGAVGGDPGPHTSLGVFLGIKAAVKRALGKDSLSGLHLALQGAGSVAGGVARHAAAEGARLSIADVDATRAAALAAETGGTVVDPTDILGLEADVVSPCALGAILTEETIAALKAPIVAGGANNQLKTQEDGRRLQARGILYAPDYVINAGGIINVSTEYVRDGGPELVRQRIEAIPARLENIWAESAASGRDPAAVADAMAQQLIGRG, from the coding sequence ATGAACACTCCCTGGGGCTACCCCGACTTCGACGCGCACGAAGCGCTTCACTTTGTCACCGACGAAGCCACCGGCCTTCGCGCGATCATCGCGATGCATTCGACCCACCTTGGTCCGGCGGCTGGCGGAACGCGGTTCTGGCATTATGCCGACGATGCCGATGCACTGACGGACGCGCTGCGCCTGTCCCGGGGGATGAGTTATAAGAATGCCATGGCGGGACTGCCGCTCGGCGGCGGCAAGGCGGTCATCCTCGCCGATGGAAACCGGACGAAGACCGACGCCATGGTCGCGGCGTTCGGCAAGGCGATCGATCGCCTCGGCGGCAACTATGTCACCGCCGAAGACGTCGGAATGAGCGTCAAGGACATGATGACGATCGCCGGCCAAACGAAATATGTCGCGGGCCTCCCGGTCGAAGGGGGTGCTGTGGGTGGCGATCCCGGGCCGCATACCTCGCTTGGGGTGTTCCTCGGCATCAAGGCGGCGGTCAAGCGGGCGCTGGGCAAGGACAGCCTGTCGGGGCTTCATCTCGCCCTTCAGGGCGCCGGCAGCGTTGCAGGCGGCGTAGCGCGCCATGCCGCTGCGGAAGGCGCCAGGCTGTCGATCGCAGACGTGGATGCGACGCGGGCTGCGGCCCTCGCCGCGGAAACGGGCGGCACGGTCGTCGACCCGACCGACATTCTCGGCCTTGAGGCCGACGTGGTCAGCCCCTGTGCGCTCGGCGCCATTCTGACCGAGGAGACGATTGCGGCCCTCAAGGCGCCGATCGTCGCCGGCGGCGCCAACAACCAGCTGAAGACGCAAGAAGACGGCCGTCGCCTGCAGGCGCGCGGCATTCTTTATGCGCCGGACTATGTCATCAATGCCGGCGGCATCATTAATGTGTCGACCGAATATGTCCGGGACGGTGGACCGGAACTGGTGCGTCAGCGGATCGAAGCGATCCCCGCACGGCTGGAAAATATCTGGGCGGAAAGCGCCGCCAGCGGGCGCGACCCGGCGGCGGTGGCCGACGCCATGGCGCAGCAGCTGATCGGCCGCGGCTAA
- a CDS encoding Crp/Fnr family transcriptional regulator, with the protein MTTRHVRSLGENGVALRERLIEAGLEPRLADILDSMPHRLVHVEPRRPFREAGVARDEVMFVRSGLLAKFKADSSGKRQIVALRFPGDGILPREGTTDYGVQAIVRSEVMVGKASDFDPLVDANPELARFFWKLVQRHNSIGYEWLVNTGRRDSTARVAHLLCETATRMNLDIDHESMVNPFTQQHIADITGQTSVNVNRVMAELERLGMIVRNGREIAFTDWNELRRLAQFQPDYLG; encoded by the coding sequence ATGACGACTCGACACGTCCGTTCTTTGGGCGAAAACGGGGTCGCGCTTCGGGAGCGGCTAATTGAAGCCGGGCTGGAGCCGCGGCTCGCCGACATTCTGGATTCGATGCCGCACAGGCTCGTTCACGTGGAACCGCGAAGGCCGTTTCGCGAAGCCGGTGTTGCGCGCGACGAGGTGATGTTCGTCCGCAGCGGCCTGCTCGCCAAGTTCAAAGCCGACAGTAGCGGAAAGCGGCAGATCGTCGCGCTCCGTTTCCCGGGCGACGGCATCCTGCCGCGGGAAGGGACCACCGATTATGGCGTGCAGGCGATCGTGCGCAGCGAGGTCATGGTCGGCAAGGCCAGCGACTTCGATCCGCTGGTCGATGCAAATCCGGAACTGGCCCGCTTTTTCTGGAAACTGGTCCAGCGCCACAACAGCATCGGGTACGAATGGTTGGTGAATACCGGGCGTCGCGACTCTACCGCGAGGGTTGCCCACCTGCTGTGCGAGACGGCAACCCGGATGAACCTCGACATCGACCATGAATCGATGGTCAACCCGTTCACGCAGCAGCATATCGCAGACATCACTGGCCAGACATCGGTCAACGTCAATCGCGTGATGGCTGAACTCGAACGGCTTGGAATGATTGTACGCAACGGTCGCGAGATCGCGTTCACGGACTGGAACGAACTCCGCCGGCTCGCCCAATTCCAACCCGACTATCTTGGATAG
- a CDS encoding HU family DNA-binding protein, protein MNKQELIGHVADRAGLSRNDASRAIETMLEVVTSALKRGDEVRLVGFGNFSVTRRKASTGRNPRTGEPMQIKATSQPKFRPGKVLKDAVQ, encoded by the coding sequence ATGAACAAGCAGGAACTCATCGGCCACGTCGCGGATCGCGCCGGGCTGTCGCGCAACGATGCCAGCCGGGCGATCGAGACGATGCTCGAGGTCGTCACGTCGGCGCTGAAGCGCGGGGATGAGGTTCGCCTGGTCGGCTTCGGCAATTTCTCGGTAACGCGGCGCAAGGCTTCGACGGGGCGCAACCCGCGTACGGGCGAGCCGATGCAGATCAAGGCGACTTCGCAGCCCAAGTTCCGGCCCGGCAAGGTCCTGAAAGACGCCGTCCAATAA
- a CDS encoding heme lyase CcmF/NrfE family subunit, translating to MIAEAGLAALWLAAALTALQLALSLGIAGPVGREVRTIRGVSIAQAVMTLTAFGLLILLFLRSDMSVLLVAENSHSQKPWLYKFAGTWGNHEGSMLLWVSVLSVSGAALALLERRLSDQTLSASIGAQAALGLGFFAFLLFASNPFERLDSAPVDGRGLNPLLQDPGLAFHPPTLYLGYVGLSVAFSLAVAGLLRRDVGPDIARAMRPWVLGAWVLLTIGITAGSYWAYYELGWGGWWFWDPVENASLMPWLAATALLHSVNVLAARGGLRAWTMMLALVAFSMSMVGTFLVRSGILTSVHAFAVDPERGAFILALLAIYIGAALTLFALRVAHVKEGAPFEIVSREGGLVANNLLLSVILGVVFVGTLYPLIAEALTGDKLSVGPPYFNAVATPMALTMAALMMIAPQLRWRRDSAAILPRLLPGLLVALAALVISLWLAPQIGLIERSALAIGLGLVPASLLPLIGRSLRRTPLATWGMVIAHLGVALSIIGAASNSAFTVEVLHAAKPGEQVQVGPWLIEFRGVRPAVGPNYTAIEGELRATRGNGVSVLHPQSRYFTSPPTTTNEAGIETFWNGQLYLVLGEEGEGGKWQLRLWWKPFVTLIWLGGAFIALGGLLALLGRWWKGRSNRTDKTPKRRKGYR from the coding sequence GTGATTGCGGAGGCCGGACTTGCTGCCCTGTGGCTGGCGGCGGCGCTTACCGCGCTGCAATTGGCCCTGTCGCTCGGCATCGCCGGGCCGGTGGGCCGTGAAGTTCGGACGATCCGCGGCGTGTCGATCGCGCAGGCGGTCATGACCCTGACGGCGTTCGGCCTGTTGATCCTGCTGTTCCTGCGTTCGGACATGAGCGTGCTGCTGGTGGCGGAGAACAGCCACAGCCAGAAGCCATGGCTGTACAAGTTCGCCGGAACCTGGGGCAATCATGAAGGCTCCATGCTGCTGTGGGTCAGCGTCCTGTCGGTCAGCGGCGCGGCACTCGCCCTGTTGGAGCGCAGGCTTTCGGACCAGACGTTGAGTGCCAGCATCGGCGCGCAGGCCGCGCTGGGCCTGGGCTTCTTCGCCTTCCTGCTGTTCGCGTCCAACCCTTTCGAGCGGCTGGACTCTGCACCGGTCGATGGCCGCGGCCTGAACCCGCTGCTGCAGGACCCGGGTTTAGCCTTCCACCCGCCGACCCTTTACCTAGGCTATGTCGGCCTGTCGGTGGCGTTCAGCCTGGCAGTTGCCGGACTGCTTCGCCGCGATGTCGGGCCCGACATCGCCCGTGCGATGCGGCCGTGGGTGCTCGGCGCGTGGGTCCTGCTGACCATCGGCATCACCGCCGGCAGCTATTGGGCCTATTACGAACTGGGTTGGGGCGGATGGTGGTTCTGGGACCCGGTCGAAAACGCCTCGCTGATGCCTTGGCTGGCGGCGACTGCACTTCTCCATAGCGTCAACGTGCTGGCGGCGAGGGGCGGCCTTCGCGCATGGACCATGATGCTGGCGCTGGTCGCCTTTTCGATGTCGATGGTCGGCACTTTCCTGGTTCGCTCGGGCATCCTGACGTCGGTTCATGCTTTCGCCGTCGATCCGGAACGCGGCGCCTTCATCCTGGCGCTGCTGGCGATTTACATCGGCGCGGCGCTGACCCTGTTCGCGCTGCGCGTCGCCCATGTGAAGGAAGGCGCGCCGTTCGAGATCGTCAGCCGTGAAGGCGGCTTGGTCGCTAACAATCTCCTGCTGTCGGTCATTCTCGGCGTGGTCTTCGTCGGAACGCTCTACCCGTTGATCGCAGAGGCGCTGACCGGCGACAAATTGTCAGTCGGTCCGCCCTATTTCAACGCGGTCGCGACGCCGATGGCGTTGACCATGGCCGCGCTGATGATGATCGCGCCGCAGCTGCGCTGGCGACGGGACTCGGCAGCGATCCTGCCCCGCCTGTTGCCGGGCTTGCTGGTGGCGCTTGCGGCACTTGTGATCAGCCTTTGGCTCGCGCCGCAGATCGGCCTGATCGAGCGGTCGGCGCTCGCCATCGGCCTTGGTCTCGTTCCAGCCAGCCTCCTGCCGCTGATCGGTCGATCCCTAAGGCGTACGCCACTTGCCACTTGGGGCATGGTCATCGCGCATTTGGGTGTTGCGCTGTCGATCATCGGCGCCGCCAGCAACAGTGCGTTCACGGTCGAAGTGCTCCACGCGGCAAAGCCCGGCGAGCAGGTGCAGGTCGGCCCTTGGCTGATCGAATTCCGCGGCGTGAGACCGGCCGTCGGCCCGAACTACACCGCGATCGAAGGCGAATTGCGGGCGACGCGCGGCAACGGGGTATCGGTACTCCATCCGCAAAGCCGCTATTTTACCTCGCCGCCGACCACCACCAATGAGGCCGGGATCGAGACCTTCTGGAACGGACAGCTTTACCTGGTGCTGGGTGAAGAGGGCGAGGGCGGCAAATGGCAGCTGCGGCTGTGGTGGAAGCCGTTTGTGACCCTGATCTGGCTGGGCGGCGCGTTCATCGCGCTGGGCGGCCTGCTGGCGTTGCTCGGCCGCTGGTGGAAAGGCCGATCGAACCGGACAGACAAGACGCCGAAGCGCAGGAAGGGCTATCGATGA
- a CDS encoding heme exporter protein CcmD — protein MNHWAFVTAAYAVTLLATGGLTIWSWLSMRRAEAASDAVKRR, from the coding sequence ATGAACCATTGGGCGTTTGTCACGGCCGCTTATGCCGTCACATTGCTGGCCACCGGCGGGCTGACGATATGGAGTTGGCTGTCGATGCGCAGGGCGGAAGCCGCGTCCGACGCGGTGAAGCGCCGCTGA
- the ccmC gene encoding heme ABC transporter permease CcmC: MHGYANPARFLKFARPATGWLLSIGALLIAVGCYSGLFVTPPDYLQGDTARILYIHVPAAWLGMAGWGSIAAASISQLVWRHPLAAVAGRAVAPAGATFAAICLATGSIWGRPAWGTWWEWDGRLTSMLVLFFLYLGYIALASAERERGGEGRMTAIFGLVGAVNLPIIHYSVLWWNTLHQAQSISLTGSKIAPELLWPLPFTMIGFTALFAALVLMRMRGELARTRLEARLRRSAVE; the protein is encoded by the coding sequence ATGCACGGTTACGCCAATCCCGCCCGTTTCCTGAAGTTCGCCCGCCCGGCAACCGGCTGGCTGCTAAGCATTGGTGCGCTGTTGATCGCGGTGGGCTGTTACAGCGGCCTGTTCGTCACGCCCCCGGATTATCTGCAGGGTGACACGGCCCGTATCCTCTACATCCATGTGCCGGCCGCCTGGCTTGGCATGGCGGGCTGGGGATCGATCGCCGCAGCGTCGATCAGCCAACTGGTCTGGCGGCACCCGCTGGCGGCGGTCGCCGGACGTGCCGTTGCACCGGCGGGCGCGACCTTTGCCGCCATTTGTCTCGCAACGGGCTCGATCTGGGGCCGCCCGGCATGGGGAACCTGGTGGGAATGGGACGGGCGGCTGACCTCTATGCTCGTCCTGTTCTTTCTCTACCTGGGCTACATCGCGCTGGCATCGGCCGAACGAGAGCGGGGTGGGGAGGGACGCATGACCGCCATTTTCGGATTGGTCGGCGCGGTCAACCTGCCGATCATCCATTATTCGGTGCTGTGGTGGAATACCCTCCATCAGGCCCAATCCATCAGCCTCACCGGATCGAAGATCGCGCCCGAACTACTTTGGCCGCTGCCGTTCACCATGATCGGGTTTACGGCGCTGTTCGCCGCGCTCGTCCTGATGCGGATGCGCGGCGAGCTTGCGCGGACACGGCTTGAAGCCAGACTGCGCAGGAGTGCCGTCGAATGA
- the ccmE gene encoding cytochrome c maturation protein CcmE yields MVKAKHQRLILVSLALVALIGAVLLAMWGLQDRAAYFVTPSDIAAGKGRDGAALRLGGMVVKGSLARDPDGLTIRFKVSDTKKETPVLFRGITPDLFKEGNGAVAEGRLGPDGVFVADTILAKHDERYMPPQMAKEASAK; encoded by the coding sequence ATGGTCAAGGCAAAGCATCAGCGGTTGATCCTCGTCAGCCTTGCCCTGGTCGCGCTGATCGGGGCCGTGCTCCTGGCGATGTGGGGATTGCAGGACCGCGCAGCCTATTTCGTCACCCCCAGCGACATTGCGGCGGGCAAGGGGCGTGACGGTGCTGCGCTCCGACTGGGCGGAATGGTCGTCAAAGGTTCACTGGCGCGCGATCCCGACGGCCTGACCATCCGTTTCAAAGTCAGCGACACCAAGAAGGAAACGCCGGTGCTGTTTCGCGGCATCACTCCCGACCTGTTCAAAGAAGGCAATGGGGCAGTGGCGGAAGGGCGACTGGGACCCGACGGCGTATTCGTCGCGGACACCATCCTGGCGAAGCATGACGAGCGGTACATGCCGCCGCAAATGGCCAAGGAGGCATCCGCCAAGTGA